A single window of Chloracidobacterium thermophilum B DNA harbors:
- a CDS encoding spinster family MFS transporter: MSHVPAPHRVAPATTDAADAGASASASRYAWYILFILTLVQVVNYVDRQIIPPLLKPIQDELNLSNTAVGFLGTAFMLVHSLAAIPLGVLADRVARRKIIAAGVGFWSLATAGAGFASSYSHLLLARGAVGVGEAAYAPAATSLLSDMFPARMWAKVIGIFNLGLVIGAAVGLVLGGVLSEKIGWRACFFVVGLPGLLLTVVVWLFREPPRSHLTEPPKWADTVQVLQIKSFWLVIAGAACITFAAGALVHFLPKLVTEVYAVPSSQAAVRLTPIVIAAFLGVIAGGVVADWLQQRFAAGRALTMAVAFLLGAPFLYWGLYAPTLGQFITAGFIATFFMSFYHGPVAAIVTDLVPASLRATAIAFYMFAIHILGDMPSPVIVGFLSDVIAGEHASASVMTEALRQAMLLCVAATALSGIIFAGVSPVLRRRAVAIEPASA; this comes from the coding sequence GAGTCATGTTCCGGCGCCCCATCGGGTTGCGCCTGCGACGACGGACGCGGCTGACGCCGGGGCTTCGGCGTCAGCTTCGCGTTATGCTTGGTACATCCTGTTCATCCTTACCCTGGTGCAGGTTGTCAACTACGTTGACCGGCAAATTATCCCGCCCTTACTCAAGCCCATTCAGGACGAGCTGAATCTGAGCAACACTGCGGTCGGGTTCCTCGGGACGGCCTTTATGCTGGTGCATTCCCTGGCGGCCATTCCACTGGGGGTTCTCGCCGACCGTGTGGCGCGCCGGAAAATCATTGCCGCCGGTGTCGGCTTCTGGAGTCTGGCGACGGCAGGGGCCGGATTTGCGTCATCCTACAGTCACCTCCTGCTGGCACGTGGCGCGGTGGGGGTGGGCGAAGCAGCTTACGCGCCGGCGGCCACCTCCCTGCTCAGTGACATGTTCCCGGCGCGGATGTGGGCCAAGGTCATCGGGATTTTCAATCTTGGACTGGTCATTGGCGCGGCCGTGGGGTTGGTGCTGGGCGGCGTGTTGAGCGAGAAAATCGGCTGGCGGGCCTGTTTTTTCGTCGTCGGCCTGCCGGGCCTGCTGCTGACCGTTGTCGTCTGGCTGTTTCGTGAGCCGCCACGCAGTCACCTGACCGAACCGCCAAAATGGGCCGACACGGTTCAGGTGTTGCAGATCAAGTCGTTTTGGCTGGTGATTGCCGGAGCGGCCTGCATAACCTTCGCCGCCGGGGCTCTGGTGCACTTCCTGCCGAAGCTGGTCACGGAAGTCTATGCCGTTCCCTCGTCACAGGCCGCCGTACGACTGACGCCCATCGTCATCGCAGCTTTTCTAGGGGTAATTGCCGGGGGGGTTGTTGCCGACTGGTTGCAGCAGCGATTTGCGGCCGGCCGGGCGCTCACTATGGCCGTGGCCTTTCTGCTCGGCGCACCCTTCCTGTACTGGGGCTTGTATGCCCCGACGTTGGGCCAGTTCATCACGGCTGGTTTCATTGCCACGTTCTTTATGAGCTTCTACCACGGACCCGTTGCAGCCATCGTCACCGATCTCGTTCCCGCCTCGCTGCGCGCCACGGCTATTGCCTTCTACATGTTTGCCATTCATATCCTGGGGGATATGCCTTCGCCGGTGATTGTGGGATTCCTGTCGGATGTGATTGCCGGTGAGCATGCTTCGGCATCCGTGATGACCGAGGCGCTTCGGCAGGCAATGTTGCTGTGTGTGGCCGCCACGGCGCTTAGTGGGATTATCTTTGCCGGCGTGTCGCCGGTTTTACGGCGGCGCGCGGTGGCTATTGAGCCTGCCTCCGCATAG